Part of the Zonotrichia leucophrys gambelii isolate GWCS_2022_RI chromosome 12, RI_Zleu_2.0, whole genome shotgun sequence genome, ctgcttttaaatAACAGTATATTGTTTGAGTGGTACACCTTCAGTTTtactttctcctcttcctccagctgAAGTTGAGGAAAAATAGAATGGTAGAACACTTGCACAGACTTTCTTTTTAACAAGATAACAAGCTAAACCAAGATACTGACTTTGTTTTCCTCTATTCCAGGTGTTCCTGCTAAAGAGAAAATGACTTGCAGGGGATTAGAATAACAAGGTAAGTGTGAGATGTAGAATTTGCTTTAAGTACAGCTGCTCTTGGAACCATTTTTGGGTAGGAGGATGAAAGTAACACAGTTACATATCTGCTGATTTCTCACTTTTCTGTGTCTTGCTTACACTGAGTCTTAAACCTGAAACTCCCTGAGGAGAACACAAGAAACCAAAGTGTGACCTTAGCACTACCTGACAACTGTGGCATCTTTTGACTTTTTATAGCCagaatttcttgttttatttgaatATTCCACTTAGGACTAATGGATCCAGGTGTCAGCCCTCAATCCATGTGGGCAGTTTTAGCATTACCATTTGACTCTTGCAATACTTTTAACTCCTTTCATTTGCTTGATTCATTTGCTTCCTACTCTTACCATTACTTTAATTTCTCACTAGCAAGTTAAAACCAGGGCCCTTAATGTCTGTTCTGGCTTTAGCAGTATCTTGTTTGACTTAAGAGTAAAACCACTGGGATAACAGGGAATTTGTGCCTTTATTCATTTGGGTGCACACATTGTGGAAGGGGGGAGCTCTTTAGCATAATTTAGCATTGAGGATAACAATTTATGTGTGGATTTGGACAGTTCTTAGTGCTGCTAATGGTGTGTTTATTCTAAATGCTAGCAAGACTTCTGTAACTCCAATGCAAGTGGTGTTTGTGTGTCCCTTGTCACAATGGAGGTGGATGTGAATGTATTTTGTAGTCTGATTCTCAGAACAATGagtaaaacaaaactgaaatgggTGACTGAATCAGACGAGGTACCAGCAGTTCCTAAAGTATGAGGTACTGACATGCAAATGGCACTTCGGTGAAAACTTGTTCTAACAAAACCGCAACTTGATCCAGACCTGAGAGTTGGTTAGGAGAGGAGTAGTCTGGGTTTTGGGCAAATGTCAAGAATTTCCTCATTTGCTGGTAGAGGGAAAGGAAATCCCGCGCGTCAGGGCTGACCTCGGAGCTGTGTGTTTCAAACGGAGGGGGTTTTAGTCTGTGCTTGTATTGCGTCCTgtaaaagagagggaaagggaacGAGGCAGCGGGCGATGGAGCCGAGGGAGGGATGAGCGGGGCTGGCCATGAGGGGAGCGCCGGGCCGGGAGCGCGGCCGCGCGTCGCACCCGTTAATTCCGTTGGGCTGAATGAGCGGCGGGGCCGCGTCCGGCCGGTGCCCCCGAGCGCgtcccggcggggcgggccgtCCGTGTGTCGGGCTGTCCGTGTGTCGGGCCGTCCGTGCGTCCAGCGCCGGTGCCGCCCCCCCGCGGCCGGCACAGCAAACCCGCCCCGTCCCGCCCGCGCCGTGCGGCTGTTGCGCGGAGCCGCCCCCGGgcgcgggggccgggccgggcggcgcTGGCAGCGGGGCCGGGACGGACATGAGGACCGAGATCTCCACGGCGGCCGCGTTCGTCACCCGCCTCCTGCGGGCCGCCGGCGGGGTCGGCGAGGAGCAGCTGCGGTGCTTCCGCGAGTGCCTGCAGGAGGCGATGCGCGGTGAGTGCCGGGGGCGCATCCCCGCTTTCCATCCCCAATTTCCATCCCCGCTTTCCATCCCTCCCCCGCATCCCTCCCGCAGCCCGCGGGCTCCGGCGGAGCGCAGCCCCGCGCAGAGCCTCCTCTTTGTTCCCTCCCGCAGAGCACTACAGGCACCACTGGTTCCCCCTGGTGCCCTCCAAGGGCTCCGGCTACCGCTGCATCAGGATCAACCATAAGATGGACCCCTTGATAGGAAAGGCGGCGGGGATGATCGGACTGAGCCACGAGAGGCTCTTCCAGCTCTTGCCCAGCGAATTAACGCTGTGGGTCGACCCTTTCGAAGTGTCCTATCGCATAGGTGAGGATGGGTCTATCTGTGTGCTGTACGAAAGCCCCCCGCCTGGGGGGAAGGCGGCCAaacagctggagagcaggacCAGCTGCAAGGAGGAGTGGAGGATTGGCAGATCCAGCCCTTCCAAGAGTTACAACATGATGACGGTTTCTAGTTAAAAACAACTCTTCCCTGTACGATGTTGTATGTATCCCAACCTCATGGTAAAGTTAGATGTAACTgagcatttttttgtttttaatttttttttttcaccctatAGTCATTAAAGTCGTGGTAGTACTGCCAAGTTCTTTGTGGTCAAGGGCTAAATGTATAAAGCAGTTCTTTACACTGCATGTTCCTTTCTGGGCTGTGTCCTGTAAATGCACTGTACAGTTGGTGGATTGTTTTacacatttatattttcaaaaaagtTCTGCGTATTTGTAATAAAAAGCAATATTGTAGCACTCTTTATGATGGGTTTTAGTCAAAATTGGTACTTGCTAAAAAACAATCTCTAATTTGCAGAGCAATAACACAAAGTGGGGTGGGAAACAGATCTAACAAACTGCACATAAATCTTTCCAGTGATTTGTCTGCACAGACTTCTCTCAGGGTCATTCAAGTTTGACTGTGAGGCACAAATCACAGAAataactctttatttttccttcttcaaagCATGCATTTATTTGTGGGCTAGGTTCCATCACACCCCAATATTTTAGCAAAATAGAACTGGGGAATTAGTTGTCTGGTTATTTCTAGTTATGGGAGTAGAAAAATAAAGACTTGCTTAAAATGATTCTGGCTTGTTTTGGTAgtgtgcttttgtttgtttgtttgggggttttgtttggttttgttttcttttcccccaggCTTTTAACATTGCTCTTAAAGCTTATTCTGTGTATTTCTAATAATTGCAGAAAGCTTTGTAGTTAGAGGTGCAGCAGTGAACATCCATCTTCATTTCAGATCACAACAAAACACTCAGTTTTGGGAAAGCTTGCTGGCTGCCTGTCTTCAGCTGAATAATCTGAGGAGagctgggtgggtttttttgttactgaatgaaagcaaaaatactCTTCTAATATTTGATctattgcagaaaaaaaaaaaaaaaaaaaaagcttgagtTTATAAGGAAATGGAGTTTGGGTTTAAAACTGCAACCTGCACCATGTAGGAAGCTGGAGTGAAAATTATCAGCAATGCTGTAACTGCCCTGGCTTTTCTGGAAGGTAAATCCTGCTGTTTCTGGCTTTGAGCTCCTTATTTTTGTCAGGGTCTCCAGTACCAGTTGGGCACCAGTTTTAGTGAAGGTGTAAACCACAGTAGGTTTGATGTAATAACAAAAGTTTGTGTTGCTGGTTTATGTGGATGCTCTTAGTGTTGATATCCCAGTAAAGGATCTAATTTACAGATATTGTGATTCCTATTCTAAGAAGCAGTGGTTTCTAACTCAGCCACAGAAGGCTGCCTGGCATTGCTGATTTCTGGAGCCTGGTGTTGGAGCACAGTGGAACACTTGATGAAAGGGAGCTTTGTCTGGTGTGAGCATGTCAGCAAAAAACCCCTCCTTGGGCTATGTCAATACCATGgcagaacacagagccagggaaggggCAAGTCTGGGCAAACTGGAAAGGGCAGAACTG contains:
- the LOC135453100 gene encoding protein BTG1-like: MRTEISTAAAFVTRLLRAAGGVGEEQLRCFRECLQEAMREHYRHHWFPLVPSKGSGYRCIRINHKMDPLIGKAAGMIGLSHERLFQLLPSELTLWVDPFEVSYRIGEDGSICVLYESPPPGGKAAKQLESRTSCKEEWRIGRSSPSKSYNMMTVSS